In one window of Tistrella mobilis DNA:
- a CDS encoding class I adenylate-forming enzyme family protein: MSATTCGPLYRDLIDQGARWHGPRTAIEFEGRSLTFTEVDQLSARLANAFHAAGLGHRTRVALLLDNGLMSVPVDFACVRAGIDRVPLNSRLSLREHAHMLRETPVGALVYGPELAGRAAELAAELPDLTLLGLGTTEGGGSDIVAAAADQPTTPPAIRVEADDVVLTLFTSGTTGTLKAAQHTQASYAAICRNVLLNLLPAGPDDAMLHAASLIHASGVFVLPFWLRGGRTVIMRGFEPDAYLARIVEDGITAINMVPTMLGMLLDRPGAAAVADSRLKTIIYGASPMPRPVIERAMAMWGQHRFWQYYGQTECPLTISVLRPEDHVPELLGAAGRPALDVELRIVDAAGQDVPAGEPGEIAVRAPQRMKGYLDAPALNAETLLPEGWMRTRDIGRICDRGYLHLLDRTSDMIVTGGYNVYPREVEDVLAAHPAVAECAVIGLSDPQWVEAVTAVVALRPDHRARAAAEPEAFTEELRSFAGERLAGYKKPRRVIVVDAIPKTAVGKLNRKALRDTHRAG; this comes from the coding sequence ATGTCGGCCACCACCTGTGGACCTCTCTACCGCGACCTGATCGACCAGGGTGCGCGCTGGCACGGCCCGCGCACCGCCATCGAGTTCGAAGGCCGGAGCCTGACCTTCACCGAGGTCGACCAGCTCTCCGCCCGGCTCGCCAATGCCTTCCATGCCGCAGGGCTCGGGCACCGCACCCGCGTGGCCCTGCTGCTCGACAACGGGCTGATGAGCGTGCCGGTCGATTTCGCCTGCGTGCGCGCCGGCATCGACCGCGTGCCGCTGAATTCCAGGCTGTCGCTGCGCGAACACGCCCATATGCTGCGCGAAACCCCGGTCGGCGCCCTGGTCTACGGGCCGGAACTCGCGGGACGGGCAGCAGAGCTTGCCGCCGAACTGCCTGATCTCACCCTGCTCGGCCTTGGCACGACCGAGGGCGGTGGCAGCGACATCGTGGCGGCCGCGGCCGACCAGCCCACCACCCCGCCCGCGATCCGGGTTGAAGCCGACGACGTGGTGCTGACCCTCTTCACCTCGGGCACCACCGGCACGCTCAAGGCCGCCCAGCACACCCAGGCCTCCTATGCCGCGATCTGCCGCAACGTGCTGCTGAACCTGCTGCCGGCCGGGCCCGACGACGCCATGCTCCATGCCGCCTCGCTGATCCATGCGAGCGGCGTGTTCGTTCTGCCCTTCTGGCTGCGCGGCGGCCGCACGGTGATCATGCGCGGCTTCGAACCCGACGCCTATCTGGCCCGGATCGTCGAGGACGGCATCACCGCGATCAACATGGTGCCGACCATGCTGGGCATGCTGCTCGACCGGCCGGGGGCGGCCGCCGTGGCGGACAGCCGGCTGAAGACGATCATCTACGGCGCCTCGCCCATGCCGCGGCCGGTGATCGAGCGGGCGATGGCGATGTGGGGGCAGCACCGCTTCTGGCAGTATTACGGCCAGACCGAATGCCCGCTGACCATCTCGGTGCTGCGCCCCGAAGACCATGTGCCGGAGCTGCTGGGCGCCGCCGGCCGGCCGGCGCTGGATGTCGAACTCCGCATCGTCGATGCCGCCGGCCAGGACGTGCCGGCGGGTGAACCCGGTGAGATCGCGGTCCGCGCGCCCCAGCGGATGAAGGGCTATCTGGACGCGCCGGCGCTCAACGCCGAAACCCTGCTGCCCGAGGGCTGGATGCGCACCCGCGATATCGGCCGGATCTGCGACCGCGGTTATCTGCACCTTCTGGACCGCACCTCGGACATGATCGTCACCGGCGGCTACAACGTCTATCCGCGCGAGGTGGAAGACGTGCTGGCCGCCCATCCGGCCGTCGCCGAATGCGCGGTGATCGGCCTCAGCGATCCGCAATGGGTCGAGGCGGTGACCGCGGTGGTGGCGCTCCGCCCCGACCACCGCGCCCGCGCCGCGGCCGAGCCCGAGGCCTTCACCGAGGAACTCCGCAGCTTCGCGGGCGAACGCCTCGCCGGCTATAAGAAGCCGCGCCGGGTGATCGTGGTGGATGCGATCCCCAAAACCGCGGTCGGCAAGCTGAACCGCAAGGCCCTGCGCGACACGCATCGGGCGGGCTGA
- a CDS encoding crotonase/enoyl-CoA hydratase family protein: MNPDDTTSERQPVRVETAAGISTIILDRPERRNAVDRPTAQALRAAFAAADADPDVRVIVLWGAGGTFCAGADLRALGDPDLRNEVEPTGTGPGPMGPSRMVIDKPVIAAVAGHAVAGGLELALMCDLRVAEEDAVFGVFCRRWGVPLIDGGTVRLPRIVGHGRAMDMILTGRPVDAAEALAIGLANRVVPKGEARAAAEALARQIAAFPQACMRADRRSAIGQWDLPMAEALAREGAGGYPIVFEEAIAGAGRFAAGAGRHGSFED; encoded by the coding sequence ATGAACCCAGATGATACCACGTCCGAACGCCAGCCCGTCAGGGTCGAAACCGCCGCCGGGATTTCAACCATCATCCTGGATCGCCCCGAACGGCGCAATGCGGTGGACCGGCCCACGGCCCAGGCGCTGCGCGCCGCCTTCGCCGCCGCCGATGCTGATCCCGATGTGCGGGTGATCGTGCTCTGGGGGGCGGGTGGTACCTTCTGCGCCGGGGCCGATCTGCGCGCCCTGGGCGACCCGGATCTGCGCAACGAGGTGGAGCCGACCGGCACCGGGCCCGGGCCGATGGGGCCCAGCCGGATGGTGATCGACAAGCCGGTCATCGCCGCGGTTGCAGGCCATGCCGTGGCCGGCGGGCTGGAACTGGCCCTGATGTGCGACCTGCGGGTTGCCGAAGAAGATGCCGTGTTCGGCGTGTTCTGCCGCCGCTGGGGCGTGCCTCTGATCGATGGCGGCACGGTACGCCTGCCGCGGATCGTGGGCCATGGCCGGGCCATGGACATGATCCTGACCGGCCGCCCGGTCGATGCGGCAGAGGCGCTGGCGATCGGCCTCGCCAACCGTGTGGTGCCGAAGGGAGAGGCCCGCGCAGCGGCAGAGGCGCTCGCCCGCCAGATTGCCGCCTTCCCGCAGGCCTGCATGCGCGCCGACCGGCGATCGGCGATCGGCCAATGGGATCTGCCGATGGCCGAGGCGTTGGCGCGCGAAGGCGCCGGCGGCTATCCGATCGTGTTCGAGGAAGCCATCGCCGGGGCCGGCCGTTTCGCCGCCGGGGCCGGGCGCCATGGCAGTTTCGAGGACTGA
- a CDS encoding transcriptional regulator — MVLDLLTTHDAHELPLKALVRAGNLFGYTDQTVRVALSRLKADGVIASPARGVHALAAAGALVREVEGWRRREGRLVAWSGAWIGVADAAIDRTDRPQLRRHDRALRLRGFRQLTQGVWIRPDNLAGGTTALRDDLAQLGLAPLATVFRLDDLAPEDERRARALWDAASMDRTEADLDRLLVLGNAAQDAVERGEAAPEPVAADSLAIGRTVIRNLVRDPLLPDELRPGETRRRLTEGMIAYQLRAKALWIRLLDQWAAGG, encoded by the coding sequence ATGGTTCTGGATCTTCTGACGACACATGACGCCCATGAACTGCCGCTGAAGGCGCTGGTCCGGGCCGGCAATCTGTTCGGCTATACCGATCAGACGGTGCGGGTGGCGCTCAGCCGGCTGAAGGCGGACGGGGTGATCGCCTCGCCGGCGCGGGGCGTTCATGCACTGGCCGCGGCCGGCGCGCTGGTGCGCGAGGTGGAAGGCTGGCGGCGGCGGGAAGGGCGTCTGGTCGCCTGGTCCGGTGCCTGGATCGGCGTCGCCGATGCGGCGATCGACCGGACGGACCGGCCGCAGCTTCGCCGCCACGACCGCGCGCTCAGGCTGCGCGGCTTCCGGCAGCTGACCCAGGGGGTGTGGATCCGGCCCGACAATCTGGCCGGCGGCACGACGGCGCTGCGGGATGATCTGGCGCAGCTGGGTCTGGCGCCCCTCGCGACCGTGTTTCGCCTGGATGATCTGGCCCCGGAGGATGAACGTCGCGCCCGCGCCCTCTGGGATGCCGCCTCCATGGACCGGACGGAGGCCGATCTCGACCGGCTGCTGGTGCTCGGCAATGCGGCGCAGGATGCGGTGGAGCGCGGGGAAGCGGCGCCCGAGCCGGTGGCGGCGGACTCGCTCGCCATCGGCCGCACGGTGATCCGCAATCTGGTGCGCGATCCGCTGCTGCCCGACGAACTGCGCCCGGGCGAGACGCGGCGCCGGCTGACCGAGGGCATGATCGCCTATCAGCTCCGCGCCAAGGCGCTCTGGATCCGGCTGCTCGACCAGTGGGCGGCGGGCGGCTGA
- a CDS encoding HpcH/HpaI aldolase family protein, whose protein sequence is MKAPRNDFKRRLTAGEVLNGFWLSLASPVASEALSLAGFDWLLFDGEHSPVDVAGVQPLLQAAATGTASAVVRPAWNDKVLIKRLLDIGAQTLLVPFVQSAEEAAAAVLASRYPPHGVRGVAGATRASRYGQTEDYFAVANREICVLVQVETGEALGRLEEIAAVDGVDGVFIGPSDLAASMGHLGRPGHPEVQAALKDAAARIAATGKAPGILATNAADARRYVDWGYRFVAAGVDIGVLMAGAKAMLAEVRGS, encoded by the coding sequence ATGAAGGCCCCCCGCAACGACTTCAAGCGCCGGCTTACCGCCGGTGAGGTTCTGAACGGCTTCTGGCTGTCGCTGGCAAGCCCCGTCGCCTCGGAAGCCCTGTCGCTGGCCGGCTTCGACTGGCTGCTTTTCGACGGCGAGCATTCGCCGGTGGATGTGGCCGGCGTGCAGCCGCTGCTTCAGGCGGCCGCCACCGGCACCGCCTCGGCGGTGGTGCGCCCGGCCTGGAACGACAAGGTGCTGATCAAGCGCCTGCTCGACATCGGCGCCCAGACCCTGCTGGTGCCCTTCGTCCAGTCGGCGGAAGAAGCCGCTGCCGCCGTGCTGGCCTCGCGCTACCCGCCCCATGGCGTGCGCGGCGTCGCCGGTGCCACCCGCGCCAGCCGCTATGGCCAGACCGAGGATTACTTCGCGGTCGCCAACCGGGAGATCTGCGTCCTCGTTCAGGTGGAAACCGGCGAGGCGCTGGGCCGGCTGGAAGAAATCGCGGCGGTCGACGGGGTCGACGGCGTGTTCATCGGCCCCTCGGACCTCGCGGCCTCGATGGGTCATCTGGGCCGGCCCGGCCATCCCGAGGTGCAGGCCGCACTGAAGGACGCCGCCGCCCGTATCGCCGCCACCGGCAAGGCCCCCGGCATCCTGGCGACCAACGCCGCCGATGCCCGGCGCTATGTCGACTGGGGCTATCGCTTCGTGGCCGCCGGGGTCGATATCGGCGTGCTGATGGCCGGTGCGAAGGCCATGCTGGCCGAGGTTCGCGGCAGCTGA
- a CDS encoding fumarylacetoacetate hydrolase family protein encodes MLTEEQRARCVESLLESHRTKVQGQRPSEMFPEIEIADSYAISSAVAAAKVKAGAKIIGHKIGLTSKAMQAASKIDEPDYGYMFDDLVLADGAKVRFEDFCVPRVEPELTFILKEPLKGPNVGLVDVLRATEWVVPSIEIIDARVTEPRRIFDTVADNGAAAGLVLGGRPVRPTDVDLRWVGAIFYRNSEIEETGLAAGVLGHPAMAVAWLANKLAPFDVTLEPGHMLLSGSFTRPVWAKKGDTLHADFGPLGAVAVQFV; translated from the coding sequence ATGCTGACCGAAGAACAGCGCGCACGCTGCGTCGAAAGCCTGCTTGAAAGCCACCGCACCAAGGTGCAGGGCCAGCGCCCGTCCGAGATGTTCCCCGAGATCGAGATCGCCGACAGCTATGCGATTTCCTCGGCCGTGGCTGCCGCCAAGGTGAAGGCCGGGGCGAAGATCATCGGCCACAAGATCGGCCTCACCTCCAAGGCCATGCAGGCGGCATCGAAGATCGACGAGCCGGATTACGGCTATATGTTCGACGATCTGGTGCTCGCCGACGGCGCCAAGGTGCGGTTCGAGGATTTCTGCGTCCCCCGCGTCGAGCCCGAGCTGACCTTCATCCTGAAGGAACCGCTGAAGGGCCCGAATGTCGGCCTGGTCGACGTGCTGCGCGCCACCGAATGGGTCGTGCCCTCAATCGAGATCATCGATGCCCGGGTGACCGAGCCGCGCCGGATCTTCGACACCGTCGCCGATAACGGTGCTGCCGCCGGCCTGGTGCTGGGCGGCCGGCCGGTGCGGCCGACCGATGTCGATCTGCGCTGGGTGGGCGCCATCTTCTACCGCAATTCCGAGATCGAGGAGACCGGCCTCGCCGCCGGTGTGCTCGGCCATCCGGCCATGGCGGTGGCCTGGCTCGCCAACAAGCTCGCCCCCTTCGACGTGACGCTGGAACCCGGCCATATGCTGCTCTCGGGCAGCTTCACCCGGCCGGTCTGGGCGAAGAAGGGCGACACGCTGCATGCCGATTTCGGCCCGCTCGGCGCCGTCGCCGTGCAGTTCGTCTGA
- a CDS encoding 2-hydroxymuconic semialdehyde dehydrogenase yields the protein MTRFLNFIDGEFVAGSGEAFANHFPTTGEVIGEVSAAGRAEVDAAVGAAKAALKGPWGRMSIPERVALLRKLADGINARFDEFLAAEIRDTGKPRSIASHIDIPRGAANFNVFADQILTASTETFEMATPDGAGALNYALRLPRGVIAVVCPWNLPLLLMTWKVAPALACGNTVVVKPSEETPATATLLGEVMNAVGIPRGVYNVVHGMGPGAAGEFLTTHPDVDGITFTGETRTGEAIMRAAAGGIRPVSLELGGKNAGIVFDDADLEATLEGLGRACFANTGQVCLGTERLYVQRGIFDRFVEGLAAKARSYRFGDPFDPATTMGPVISAEHRAKVLSYYDKARAAGATLIAGGGTPDVAGYAGGYWVEPTVWTGLPEDAAVVRDEIFGPCTHVTPFDTEEEALALANDTPYGLATSIWTTSLGRAHRTAKAIEVGIAWVNCWFLRDLRTPFGGSKASGIGREGGIHSMEFYTELRNVCIKL from the coding sequence TTGACCCGTTTCCTGAACTTCATCGACGGCGAATTCGTCGCCGGCAGCGGCGAGGCTTTCGCCAATCATTTTCCGACCACGGGTGAAGTCATCGGCGAGGTCTCCGCGGCCGGCCGGGCGGAAGTGGATGCGGCGGTCGGTGCTGCAAAGGCGGCGCTGAAGGGCCCCTGGGGCCGGATGTCGATCCCCGAACGGGTCGCCCTGCTGCGCAAGCTGGCCGACGGCATCAACGCCCGCTTCGACGAGTTCCTGGCGGCCGAGATCCGCGACACCGGCAAGCCGCGCTCGATCGCCTCGCATATCGACATTCCGCGCGGGGCGGCCAATTTCAACGTCTTCGCAGATCAGATCCTGACCGCCTCGACCGAAACCTTCGAGATGGCGACCCCGGACGGGGCCGGCGCGCTCAACTATGCGCTCCGCCTGCCGCGCGGCGTGATCGCGGTGGTCTGCCCCTGGAACCTGCCGCTGCTGCTGATGACCTGGAAAGTTGCCCCGGCACTCGCCTGCGGCAACACCGTGGTCGTGAAGCCCTCGGAAGAAACCCCCGCCACCGCCACCCTGCTGGGCGAGGTGATGAATGCGGTCGGCATCCCGCGCGGCGTCTACAACGTCGTCCACGGCATGGGGCCGGGGGCGGCGGGTGAATTCCTGACCACCCATCCGGATGTCGACGGCATCACCTTCACCGGCGAGACCCGGACCGGCGAGGCGATCATGCGCGCGGCCGCCGGCGGCATCCGTCCGGTGTCGCTGGAACTCGGCGGCAAGAATGCCGGCATCGTGTTCGACGATGCCGATCTGGAGGCGACGCTGGAAGGCCTGGGCCGCGCCTGCTTCGCCAATACCGGCCAGGTGTGTCTCGGGACCGAACGGCTCTATGTCCAGCGCGGCATCTTCGACCGCTTCGTCGAGGGGCTGGCGGCCAAGGCGCGCAGCTACCGCTTCGGCGACCCCTTCGACCCCGCCACCACCATGGGCCCGGTGATCAGCGCCGAGCATCGCGCCAAGGTGCTGTCCTATTACGACAAGGCGCGTGCGGCCGGCGCCACGCTGATCGCCGGCGGCGGCACGCCGGATGTGGCGGGCTATGCCGGCGGCTACTGGGTGGAGCCCACCGTCTGGACCGGCCTGCCCGAGGATGCGGCCGTGGTCCGCGACGAGATCTTCGGCCCCTGCACCCATGTCACGCCCTTCGACACCGAGGAGGAGGCGCTGGCGCTCGCCAACGACACCCCCTACGGCCTCGCCACCTCGATCTGGACCACCAGTCTCGGCCGCGCCCATCGCACCGCCAAGGCGATCGAGGTCGGCATCGCCTGGGTGAACTGCTGGTTCCTGCGCGATCTGCGCACGCCCTTCGGCGGCTCCAAGGCGTCGGGCATCGGCCGCGAGGGCGGCATCCATTCGATGGAGTTCTATACCGAACTCCGCAACGTCTGCATCAAGCTCTGA
- a CDS encoding class II aldolase/adducin family protein gives MTDRLAATVRVAARALGRAGLVHAYGHCSARIDADRFLVCPSRPMGLVRPGEACTVVPVDGPLPAGVLGEVRLHQRIYAKRPEAQGVVRFMSPSMMALAALGRVPRMRHGFGTYFAPGVGLWDDIQLVRDDEKAAGVIEAMGESAGVLMRGNGAVVAGASLEEAVGLAWYLEDVCRIELAALSTGLGDTAPVIGPEAAAARATRAGLIFERMWDYLTDGDPERDIATPPADRKE, from the coding sequence ATGACCGACCGTCTTGCTGCAACCGTCCGGGTCGCTGCCCGCGCACTCGGACGGGCCGGGCTGGTGCATGCCTATGGCCACTGCTCGGCGCGGATCGATGCCGACCGCTTCCTGGTCTGCCCGTCGCGGCCGATGGGGCTGGTGCGCCCGGGCGAGGCCTGCACCGTGGTGCCGGTCGATGGCCCCCTGCCGGCGGGCGTGCTGGGCGAGGTGCGGCTGCACCAGCGGATTTATGCAAAGCGCCCCGAGGCGCAGGGCGTGGTGCGCTTCATGTCGCCCAGCATGATGGCGCTGGCGGCGCTGGGCCGGGTGCCGCGCATGCGCCATGGCTTCGGCACCTATTTCGCCCCGGGCGTCGGGCTCTGGGACGACATCCAGCTGGTCCGCGACGACGAGAAGGCGGCGGGCGTGATCGAGGCGATGGGCGAGAGCGCCGGCGTGCTGATGCGCGGCAATGGCGCGGTCGTCGCCGGCGCCAGCCTGGAAGAGGCCGTGGGCCTTGCCTGGTATCTGGAAGACGTCTGCCGGATCGAGCTTGCCGCCCTTTCCACCGGTCTCGGCGATACCGCCCCGGTGATCGGCCCCGAGGCCGCCGCCGCCCGCGCCACCCGTGCCGGCCTGATCTTCGAACGCATGTGGGACTACCTGACCGACGGCGATCCCGAGCGCGACATCGCCACGCCGCCGGCCGACCGAAAGGAATGA
- a CDS encoding VOC family protein, with translation MIGLKDVVYCRLGTRDLAGAEWFAVNILGLEVAERRKGAIYFKSDARAHTLCYVEGGREQEATAFEIATSADLQNAGAVLENLGHAVHYGTPAECDARHVREFIRFDDPSGNHIEFVVRPETTAQRYHGSRDAGITGFSHVGLCSTDPARDELFWTDVCKARVSDRIGDAPLMRFGTIHHSVALFPFHQPGIQHVNHQVASTDDIQRSLAHLRRNQVTVTFGPGRHPTSSAQFLYFAGPDGMTFEYSTGVCEIHDEPLWRDRQFHFAPKGFCQWGSAPNIAAFKD, from the coding sequence GTGATCGGTCTCAAGGACGTCGTCTATTGCCGTCTCGGCACCCGCGATCTGGCCGGTGCCGAATGGTTCGCGGTCAACATCCTGGGGCTTGAGGTGGCCGAGCGCCGCAAGGGCGCGATCTACTTCAAGTCCGACGCCCGCGCCCACACGCTGTGCTATGTCGAGGGCGGCCGCGAGCAGGAGGCGACGGCCTTCGAGATCGCGACCTCCGCCGACCTCCAGAACGCGGGTGCGGTGCTGGAGAATCTGGGCCATGCCGTCCATTACGGCACCCCGGCCGAATGCGATGCCCGCCATGTCCGCGAATTCATCCGCTTCGACGACCCGAGCGGCAACCACATCGAATTCGTGGTCCGGCCGGAAACCACGGCGCAGCGCTATCACGGCAGCCGCGATGCCGGCATCACCGGCTTTTCCCATGTCGGGCTCTGCTCCACCGACCCGGCGCGCGACGAGCTGTTCTGGACCGATGTCTGCAAGGCGCGGGTGTCGGACCGGATCGGCGATGCGCCGCTGATGCGCTTCGGCACCATCCATCACTCGGTGGCGCTGTTCCCCTTCCACCAGCCGGGCATCCAGCACGTCAACCACCAGGTGGCGAGCACCGACGACATCCAGCGCTCGCTGGCGCATCTGCGCCGCAACCAGGTGACGGTGACCTTCGGCCCCGGCCGGCACCCGACGTCTTCGGCGCAGTTCCTGTATTTCGCCGGCCCCGACGGCATGACCTTCGAATACTCGACCGGGGTCTGCGAGATCCACGACGAGCCGCTGTGGCGGGACCGCCAGTTCCATTTCGCTCCCAAGGGCTTCTGCCAGTGGGGTTCGGCACCGAACATCGCCGCCTTCAAGGACTGA
- a CDS encoding VOC family protein, producing MTDIYRDLRYLRVPVEDLDGAEAFATGIFGLQPGDHDDANRRFRSDARNYAICYTAEAGPAAVALTVAHARELDEAEARLEAACPGLPRQRLDAAACAARQIKAGLSVIAPNGVAVEIVWRPLTSGWRYHGTRDAGITGLQSVQLACTDMAANEDFWTRGIGAEVSDWAGDAVFLRIDDAHHRIALYPSDRDGLLGAVWEVDGINAVMQGWYLFQARQVPVVHGPGRQPTSGAMFVTARGPGGLLHSYAHGMERGEAVTGRGPRQFADAALSHCAWGSPCTTPEFLGRDER from the coding sequence ATGACCGATATCTACCGGGATCTGCGCTATCTGCGGGTGCCCGTCGAGGATCTGGACGGCGCCGAGGCCTTCGCCACCGGCATTTTCGGCCTGCAGCCGGGCGATCACGACGATGCCAATCGCCGCTTCCGTTCGGATGCGCGCAATTATGCGATCTGCTACACGGCCGAGGCCGGCCCCGCCGCGGTGGCGCTCACCGTCGCCCATGCCCGCGAGCTGGACGAGGCCGAGGCGCGGCTTGAAGCCGCCTGTCCCGGCCTGCCCCGGCAGCGCCTGGATGCGGCGGCCTGCGCCGCCCGGCAGATCAAGGCCGGGCTGTCGGTCATCGCCCCCAATGGCGTGGCGGTCGAGATCGTCTGGCGACCGCTCACCTCGGGCTGGCGCTATCACGGGACGCGCGATGCCGGCATCACCGGTCTGCAATCGGTCCAGCTTGCCTGCACCGACATGGCGGCGAACGAGGATTTCTGGACCCGCGGCATCGGCGCCGAGGTCTCGGACTGGGCGGGTGATGCCGTCTTCCTGCGCATCGACGATGCCCATCACCGCATCGCCCTCTACCCCTCGGATCGCGACGGCCTGCTGGGCGCGGTGTGGGAGGTGGACGGGATCAATGCGGTGATGCAGGGCTGGTATCTGTTCCAGGCCCGCCAGGTACCGGTGGTCCACGGCCCCGGCCGCCAGCCGACCTCGGGCGCCATGTTCGTCACCGCCCGCGGCCCCGGCGGCCTGCTGCATTCCTACGCCCATGGCATGGAGCGGGGTGAGGCGGTAACCGGCCGTGGGCCCCGCCAGTTCGCCGATGCCGCCCTGTCGCATTGCGCCTGGGGGTCACCCTGCACGACGCCCGAATTTCTGGGGAGGGATGAGAGGTGA
- a CDS encoding TRAP transporter substrate-binding protein, translated as MKAARILTAAAALMVGLIGAEAQAEQYRLGLITPPPHQWSKSAVTVAERIKEATNGRVEILVFPSGQLGNEAQMLQQLQTGALDFAFLTLGEFANRDADYGVFLAPYIVKDAAGARQILKGGVAQKLLGGVSKFALKGFGWGMAGMRQIVMRGPVASVEDLSGKKVRTVPFAQELDFWTRLGAAPTPMPLPALYDAFANGQVDGMQIDFEGTWNSKYYEHAGTIVASNHMMFPMIAVGSGRKWQTVPKEDQAVIEKIMAEELDGIVGAYAEIDATYLDKLKTTSVPVVNADRAFFGSAVDLWYQSWREKTPLLKELEKEAAGL; from the coding sequence ATGAAAGCAGCACGCATCCTGACCGCCGCCGCCGCATTGATGGTCGGCCTGATCGGCGCCGAGGCCCAGGCAGAACAGTATCGGCTGGGCCTGATCACCCCGCCGCCGCATCAGTGGTCGAAGAGCGCGGTGACGGTCGCAGAGCGCATCAAAGAAGCCACCAACGGCCGGGTCGAGATTCTGGTCTTCCCCTCGGGCCAGCTTGGCAACGAGGCGCAGATGCTACAGCAGCTGCAGACCGGCGCGCTCGACTTCGCCTTCCTGACGCTGGGTGAATTCGCCAACCGCGATGCCGATTACGGCGTCTTCCTCGCCCCCTATATCGTCAAGGATGCCGCCGGCGCGCGGCAGATCCTGAAGGGCGGCGTGGCGCAGAAGCTGCTGGGCGGCGTGTCCAAATTCGCGCTCAAGGGCTTCGGCTGGGGTATGGCCGGCATGCGGCAGATCGTGATGCGCGGCCCCGTGGCCTCGGTCGAGGATCTGTCGGGCAAGAAGGTGCGCACCGTGCCCTTCGCCCAGGAGCTGGATTTCTGGACCCGGCTGGGTGCGGCCCCCACCCCCATGCCGCTGCCGGCGCTCTATGACGCCTTCGCCAACGGCCAGGTCGACGGCATGCAGATCGATTTCGAGGGCACCTGGAACTCGAAGTATTACGAGCATGCCGGCACCATCGTGGCGTCGAACCACATGATGTTCCCGATGATCGCGGTGGGTTCGGGCCGCAAGTGGCAGACCGTGCCCAAGGAAGATCAGGCGGTGATCGAAAAGATCATGGCCGAGGAGCTGGACGGCATCGTCGGCGCCTATGCCGAGATCGACGCCACCTATCTCGACAAGCTGAAGACCACCAGCGTGCCGGTGGTGAACGCCGATCGCGCCTTCTTCGGCAGCGCCGTCGACCTCTGGTACCAGTCCTGGCGCGAGAAGACCCCGCTGCTGAAGGAACTGGAGAAGGAAGCCGCGGGCCTCTGA
- a CDS encoding 3-hydroxyacyl-CoA dehydrogenase family protein has protein sequence MARIWILGGGLIGCGWAAAFAGAGHDVTVIDPDPAVADRIATVQAQALPVLQGLGTLSPRATAPAHVATAAEAGPPPVLVQENLPEKLDLKRRALAALEPHLAPDSIIASSSSGLSPDDMADGLARPERLLIAHPCNPPYLMPVVELSGGTLTAPEMVARAADLFRAMGKTVLTLTRPVPGHLVNRLQAALWREAVHLASEGIASLADIEQAVIQGLAPRWCIVGPSTVFHLAGAEGGIGRFVDALGPEFERWWATLGAPRLDAATRARLVSGMAEADPRPVAEIAASRDAGLTNLMVFLSKKEATPHNETPRGNQG, from the coding sequence ATGGCACGCATCTGGATTCTGGGTGGCGGACTGATCGGTTGCGGCTGGGCCGCCGCCTTCGCCGGCGCCGGCCATGACGTGACCGTGATCGACCCCGATCCGGCGGTGGCCGATCGCATCGCCACCGTCCAGGCGCAGGCATTGCCGGTGCTGCAGGGCCTGGGCACGCTCAGCCCGCGGGCGACCGCGCCGGCCCATGTCGCGACCGCGGCCGAGGCCGGCCCGCCGCCGGTGCTGGTGCAGGAGAACCTGCCCGAAAAGCTCGATCTGAAGCGCCGGGCGCTGGCGGCGCTGGAACCGCATCTGGCCCCGGACAGCATCATCGCCTCGTCCTCGTCGGGCCTGTCGCCCGACGACATGGCCGACGGGCTGGCCCGGCCGGAGCGCCTGCTGATCGCCCATCCCTGCAACCCGCCCTATCTGATGCCGGTGGTGGAGCTGTCGGGCGGCACGCTGACCGCGCCCGAAATGGTGGCGCGCGCCGCCGACCTCTTCCGGGCGATGGGCAAGACGGTGCTGACGCTGACCCGGCCGGTGCCCGGCCATCTGGTCAACCGCCTGCAGGCCGCGCTCTGGCGCGAGGCGGTGCATCTGGCGAGCGAGGGCATCGCCAGCCTCGCCGATATCGAACAGGCGGTGATCCAGGGTCTGGCGCCGCGCTGGTGCATCGTCGGCCCCTCCACCGTCTTCCATCTGGCGGGTGCCGAGGGCGGCATCGGGCGTTTCGTCGACGCCCTCGGCCCCGAATTCGAACGCTGGTGGGCGACGCTGGGCGCACCGCGCCTGGACGCCGCCACCCGCGCCCGCCTCGTCTCCGGCATGGCCGAGGCGGATCCGCGGCCGGTGGCCGAGATCGCCGCCAGCCGCGATGCCGGCCTGACCAACCTCATGGTCTTCCTCTCCAAGAAGGAAGCCACCCCCCATAACGAGACCCCGAGAGGAAACCAGGGATGA